A region of Lycium barbarum isolate Lr01 chromosome 1, ASM1917538v2, whole genome shotgun sequence DNA encodes the following proteins:
- the LOC132628281 gene encoding uncharacterized protein LOC132628281: MVSSNYDTQSPKKITPVQSTSNQAEDASLKNPNEPKEQNTKNPKPTTSKNNNFGPSKPKFSAVVGTTLVEQEPKQSQVEIKHGTHLGKPAVFFNAREKDCKWTIVAKFVKGKPTMDELRKLLASQIELKANVKVMIYQDLLLTLVSPYCLKSTILKSSLK; the protein is encoded by the exons ATGGTAAGCTCAAACTATGACACACAATCTCCCAAAAAAATAACACCAGTCCAAAGTACCTCAAACCAGGCAGAAGATGCAAGCCTCAAAAATCCAAATGAACCAAAAGAACAAAATACCAAAAATCCCAAGCCTACTACCTCAAAAAATAACAACTTTGGACCTTCAAAGCCTAAATTCTCAGCAGTTGTTGGGACCACTTTGGTTGAGCAGGAACCAAAGCAATCCCAGGTAGAGATTAAACATGGAACACACCTTGGTAAACCTGCGGTTTTTTTCAATGCACGGGAAAAAGATTGTAAATGGACCATTGTTGCCAAATTTGTCAAAGGAAAACCTACCATGGACGAACTAAGAAAACTGCTTGCTAGTCAAATTGAGTTGAAGGCTAATGTTAAG GTAATGATCTACCAAGATCTTTTACTCACACTTGTCTCACCTTACTGCCTAAAGTCAACAATCCTCAAAAGTTCACTGAAATAA